In Anseongella ginsenosidimutans, one genomic interval encodes:
- a CDS encoding VOC family protein has product MATKIFVNLPVKDLNRSKNFFEGLGFSFNPQFSDDKAACMVISDSIFAMLLTEPYFKTFTQKEICDANKSTEVLIALDASSRQEVEKMVAKAKELGATIYAEAADHGWMYQHSFADLDGHQWELAYMDESQMPS; this is encoded by the coding sequence ATGGCTACGAAAATTTTTGTCAATCTGCCGGTTAAAGACCTGAACAGGTCGAAAAATTTCTTTGAAGGTCTTGGATTCAGTTTTAATCCTCAGTTCAGTGATGACAAAGCGGCTTGTATGGTTATTAGCGATTCCATATTTGCTATGCTGCTTACTGAGCCCTATTTTAAAACTTTCACGCAAAAGGAAATATGTGATGCGAATAAAAGCACGGAGGTACTCATAGCCTTGGATGCAAGTTCCCGCCAGGAAGTTGAGAAAATGGTCGCTAAGGCAAAAGAATTGGGCGCAACCATTTATGCCGAAGCTGCCGACCATGGTTGGATGTACCAGCACAGTTTTGCTGATTTAGACGGTCACCAATGGGAATTGGCTTATATGGACGAAAGCCAGATGCCGAGCTAA
- a CDS encoding alpha-galactosidase — translation MKRIDIFFVFVLLTGLSQCFPAVAQYMVPAITKSDWLLGKSPAAARLEENGKTLTLTNGLLSRSFYRGPNLVCFDYKNLTSGEQLLRAVKAEARLVLNGKTYNVGGLYGQKENAYFLPEWLDELKGREADFQYVSHELKDIQPNIEWKPGTWTGNKDQRSGKVLIFSYRSGLPELKDIIVKVYYAIYDGLPLIAKRLSIENGGSTHLKIDQVVNEILATPEEESAVVGSPEEMAKPHGIYIESNFAFNNAMRADLSDQTTHWKTDSTYTSQVNYNYETPCLLEVYPGRGIGITLDPGEVFHSIRTYELLLDSYDRERNGLARRKMYRTIAPWITQNPIFMHLVSTEPAQVRAAVDQCAETGYEGIILSFGSGLNMEDTSAANIQKYRDLAEYAHERGVLLGGYSLFSSRSIGPETDVIDPKTGKPGGAFFGNAPCLGSQWGLDYLEKLKYFFEETGFDIFENDGPYPGDVCASASHPGHQGLQDSQWKQMELQKGLYHWLNERGVYINAPDWYFLDGTHKIALGYREVNFSLPRAQQIILNRQNIYDGTWEKTPSMGWGFVPLTQYHGGGAAATLEPLKEHLDAYEQLMMQYYGAGVQACYRGPRLYDSEETKQLVKEVVSWYKKYRDILNADIIHLRRPDGRDWDGIMHVDPNLATKGLVMLYNPLDTEISQTIHLPLYYTGLTKTAAVRVEEGPSRVYSLDRNYTVGIQVTIPGKGYTWLTVE, via the coding sequence ATGAAAAGAATTGATATATTTTTCGTTTTTGTACTTCTTACTGGCCTTAGCCAGTGTTTTCCGGCAGTTGCCCAATACATGGTGCCTGCCATTACAAAAAGCGATTGGCTGCTTGGGAAATCACCTGCCGCTGCCCGGCTGGAAGAAAATGGAAAGACGTTGACGCTTACCAACGGTTTGCTAAGCCGCAGTTTCTACCGCGGGCCAAACCTGGTATGTTTCGATTATAAAAACCTGACTTCAGGCGAGCAACTGCTTCGTGCCGTTAAAGCCGAGGCCAGGCTGGTCCTGAACGGGAAAACCTATAATGTTGGCGGCTTGTACGGGCAAAAGGAAAATGCTTATTTCTTGCCCGAATGGCTGGATGAACTCAAAGGCCGCGAAGCAGATTTCCAGTATGTCTCCCACGAGCTAAAGGATATACAACCCAATATCGAATGGAAGCCCGGGACGTGGACAGGCAATAAAGATCAGCGTAGTGGAAAAGTACTGATCTTTAGCTATCGTTCAGGGCTGCCGGAATTAAAGGATATCATTGTAAAGGTTTATTATGCGATATACGACGGCCTGCCGCTGATCGCCAAGCGGCTGAGTATTGAAAACGGCGGTTCAACGCATTTAAAGATCGACCAGGTGGTAAATGAAATACTGGCTACTCCTGAAGAAGAGTCGGCCGTTGTTGGAAGCCCTGAGGAAATGGCAAAGCCGCACGGCATTTATATAGAAAGCAATTTTGCATTCAACAATGCCATGCGCGCCGACCTGAGCGACCAAACCACCCACTGGAAAACGGACAGCACCTATACCTCGCAGGTAAATTATAATTACGAAACGCCTTGTCTGCTGGAAGTTTATCCCGGCAGAGGCATCGGTATTACACTTGATCCTGGCGAAGTCTTTCATTCCATCCGTACCTATGAACTGTTGCTTGACAGTTACGATCGCGAGCGCAACGGGCTGGCACGTCGTAAGATGTATCGCACGATTGCTCCCTGGATCACACAAAATCCCATTTTCATGCATTTGGTCAGCACCGAGCCCGCCCAGGTGCGGGCTGCCGTTGATCAGTGTGCCGAAACCGGTTATGAAGGAATTATTTTAAGTTTTGGCAGCGGGCTGAATATGGAAGATACATCTGCCGCTAACATCCAAAAATACCGGGATCTGGCCGAATATGCACATGAAAGGGGTGTTTTGCTGGGTGGGTATTCCCTGTTCTCCAGCCGTAGCATCGGCCCCGAGACTGACGTGATCGATCCAAAAACCGGTAAACCAGGCGGCGCCTTTTTTGGCAATGCGCCGTGCCTGGGGAGTCAGTGGGGATTGGATTACCTTGAAAAGCTTAAATACTTTTTCGAGGAAACCGGCTTTGATATTTTCGAAAATGACGGCCCCTATCCGGGTGACGTCTGCGCTTCTGCCTCCCATCCGGGCCACCAGGGTCTGCAAGACTCTCAGTGGAAGCAGATGGAATTGCAAAAAGGGCTGTACCACTGGTTGAATGAACGAGGTGTTTACATCAACGCGCCAGACTGGTATTTTCTGGATGGGACACATAAAATTGCACTCGGTTACCGTGAAGTAAACTTCTCGCTGCCGCGCGCCCAGCAGATCATCCTCAACCGCCAGAACATTTACGACGGCACCTGGGAAAAGACCCCCTCGATGGGCTGGGGGTTTGTACCGCTCACTCAATACCACGGTGGAGGCGCCGCGGCTACGCTGGAACCCCTCAAAGAACACCTGGACGCCTACGAGCAACTGATGATGCAATACTACGGTGCCGGCGTACAGGCCTGCTATCGCGGTCCCCGTCTTTATGATTCCGAAGAAACCAAACAGCTGGTGAAAGAAGTGGTCAGCTGGTACAAGAAATACCGGGATATCCTCAACGCCGACATTATCCATCTGCGCCGGCCCGACGGACGCGACTGGGACGGCATCATGCATGTTGATCCGAACCTGGCAACGAAAGGCCTTGTCATGCTGTACAATCCGCTGGACACCGAAATAAGCCAGACAATCCACCTTCCCTTGTATTACACCGGCTTAACGAAAACGGCCGCCGTCCGCGTGGAGGAAGGCCCTTCCCGGGTTTATTCCCTGGACAGAAATTACACGGTGGGTATCCAGGTGACTATTCCCGGTAAAGGATACACCTGGCTGACGGTTGAGTAG
- a CDS encoding SRPBCC family protein produces the protein MTATKPDFVYVLFIKTTTEQLWNALLDPEMTKQFWGRHRNVSDWKVGSSWEHQDYDNSSTIDIVGEVIENEPNKKLVLTWATPDDEKANKNQSQVTFELTPFFDSVQLTVTHRYLPEEVYQGIALGWAGVLSSLKSLLETGKPLESTTKRWEKK, from the coding sequence ATGACAGCTACAAAACCAGATTTTGTTTATGTTCTGTTTATTAAGACAACGACAGAACAACTTTGGAATGCTTTATTGGATCCTGAAATGACCAAGCAATTTTGGGGAAGGCATCGAAATGTATCAGATTGGAAAGTCGGGTCTTCCTGGGAACATCAAGACTACGACAATAGTTCAACTATTGACATTGTAGGTGAAGTAATTGAAAATGAGCCAAACAAGAAACTTGTACTAACCTGGGCGACGCCAGATGATGAAAAAGCGAACAAAAACCAATCACAAGTGACTTTCGAATTAACTCCATTCTTCGATAGTGTTCAGCTTACAGTCACGCATAGATACTTGCCTGAAGAAGTTTATCAAGGCATAGCTTTAGGGTGGGCAGGTGTTCTCTCCAGCTTGAAATCCTTATTAGAAACAGGGAAGCCACTTGAATCGACAACAAAGCGTTGGGAGAAAAAGTAG
- a CDS encoding ArsR/SmtB family transcription factor translates to MEEVFKALADKQRIQLLDSLNANNGQTLSALCENATMSRQAITRHLSVLERANLVVTVWVGREKFHYINPIPIQQVYDRWLKNFDSKHLETLLQLKENLESKNNKL, encoded by the coding sequence ATGGAAGAGGTTTTCAAAGCGCTGGCAGATAAACAACGGATACAATTATTAGATAGCCTGAATGCAAATAATGGGCAAACATTATCCGCACTTTGTGAAAATGCGACAATGAGCAGGCAAGCAATAACCAGGCACCTTTCAGTTTTAGAGAGAGCAAACTTAGTCGTAACCGTTTGGGTGGGAAGAGAAAAATTCCATTATATCAATCCAATCCCTATACAGCAGGTTTATGACCGATGGCTAAAGAACTTTGACAGCAAGCATTTGGAGACGTTGCTACAACTCAAGGAAAATTTAGAATCAAAAAACAATAAGTTATGA
- a CDS encoding pirin family protein, with protein sequence MKKAIENILSKPANPGMVGNGFRVFNYIPRGGISQRRISPFLLLDFNAEHDFGPSEHVRGVDAHPHKGFETVTIAYKGSVAHHDSAGNTGIIRPGDVQWMTAGSGILHKEYHEETFSRTGGAFEMVQLWVNLPKIDKSVPPHYQTLTADRMGKLVLSEDGGVVNVIAGEAEGVKGPADTYTPVNLFDIRLAAGGEFTARISPDHNTALLVINGDVLVNDTKVAEHSFVLFKNEGEEIAIKAGNESVVLLLSGEPINEPVVSYGPFVMNTEEEIKQAILDYNLGKFGHLD encoded by the coding sequence ATGAAAAAGGCAATTGAAAATATTTTGAGCAAGCCGGCCAACCCGGGTATGGTCGGCAACGGATTCCGGGTATTCAATTACATTCCACGCGGAGGCATCAGCCAGCGGAGAATCAGCCCTTTTCTGTTGCTTGACTTTAACGCGGAACATGATTTCGGTCCTTCTGAACATGTTCGTGGAGTTGATGCTCATCCTCACAAGGGGTTTGAAACCGTTACCATCGCCTATAAGGGTAGTGTAGCCCATCATGATAGTGCCGGAAACACCGGGATAATTCGCCCGGGAGACGTACAATGGATGACGGCAGGGAGCGGGATCCTTCATAAGGAATACCATGAGGAAACGTTTTCCAGGACAGGGGGGGCGTTTGAAATGGTGCAGCTGTGGGTTAATCTTCCCAAGATCGATAAATCCGTTCCTCCTCATTATCAAACTTTGACCGCTGATCGGATGGGAAAGCTGGTCCTGAGCGAAGACGGCGGAGTAGTGAACGTGATCGCCGGTGAAGCAGAAGGCGTAAAAGGCCCGGCCGACACCTATACGCCGGTCAATCTGTTTGACATCCGGCTGGCCGCCGGCGGTGAATTTACTGCCCGGATCAGCCCGGACCACAATACCGCGCTGTTGGTTATTAACGGGGACGTTCTGGTGAACGATACGAAGGTTGCCGAACATAGTTTCGTATTATTTAAGAACGAAGGCGAGGAGATTGCCATCAAGGCAGGGAATGAAAGCGTCGTCTTGTTGCTAAGCGGCGAGCCGATTAACGAGCCGGTAGTTAGTTACGGGCCTTTTGTAATGAACACGGAAGAAGAGATCAAGCAAGCGATCCTGGATTATAATCTAGGAAAATTCGGGCATTTAGACTAA
- the lodA gene encoding CTQ-dependent lysine 6-oxidase LodA, whose translation MNLTIKPSIGVARLGNSRGQFCLSPDSIGGLPYEADQYGNQQGPVRKFKDEAGQVRRQGQPFKIFHEDGTELTLDSPNVASIQWTVHLANKKAAWYQYSELEGNLLYGSQNSYTNRNVALRNPNVAGDDRQTLIVDPGPRSVTGPRQSVPFDAHNVPSGYPAQFPPEKVDHGSPVKTLGDLLTDDQGRLIVLGGYGHAGGNKPLTSYGGSDTWHDDISDGPVYCTVTFNDGSPSVSMQAWVIVGSPDYAPEIVNISALSDTMLDVGIRYFNLVPEMFSNGSFNESYTANYQRDILPIITRLGRYQWVANIQPMLAFTSNIFDFSDNSEANRNNRENYFSYFRQPNDKSNPSPDQPQEQLFRENGPDIFPMLPLNSGSNSVSNMNIVKFLALNDTQYFLLGQWAKGIFVSDPDFQPYPVSPEDMASVGNCVGLPMCPGIEVTWSLQNKEIYAGPFRILDERGPGGYQHTGLTPSRDESEGGGCEPGDLTKRMACPWQADFFQCTIQYVNFTNPSQNKTNSANPIPLPPTYYAYWWPPQSPWDVLTGDFTLGAQIMSHLPAGQQMNYARGINSFVQMVEHWSALAFIRDNNASDKGFPFFTETERTNELFSYKEVPVGFVSGNSEDNETTIPVFYIEDNWRKVKERGERAVKLVKFLESRSFNEIKVAPEGLGLPRSGTRARR comes from the coding sequence ATGAATTTAACTATTAAGCCCTCAATTGGGGTTGCCCGGCTGGGGAACAGTCGTGGGCAGTTTTGTCTTTCTCCTGACTCGATTGGCGGCTTGCCTTATGAAGCCGACCAGTATGGGAACCAGCAGGGGCCGGTCAGGAAGTTTAAAGATGAGGCGGGGCAGGTGCGGCGGCAGGGGCAGCCTTTTAAGATTTTTCACGAAGACGGTACGGAGCTTACTTTGGATTCGCCTAATGTGGCTTCTATTCAGTGGACGGTGCATCTGGCCAATAAAAAAGCGGCCTGGTATCAATATAGTGAGCTGGAAGGGAACTTACTGTATGGTTCTCAAAATAGTTATACTAACAGGAACGTCGCTTTGCGGAATCCGAATGTTGCGGGTGATGACCGGCAAACGCTGATCGTTGATCCGGGGCCCAGATCGGTTACGGGGCCCCGGCAATCGGTTCCCTTTGATGCGCATAATGTGCCGTCGGGTTATCCGGCTCAGTTTCCTCCTGAAAAGGTTGACCATGGGTCTCCTGTTAAAACCTTGGGTGATCTTTTGACGGATGACCAGGGTCGGCTGATTGTGTTGGGCGGCTACGGACATGCAGGCGGTAACAAGCCGCTGACCAGCTATGGCGGATCGGATACCTGGCATGATGATATATCCGATGGCCCGGTTTACTGTACGGTTACTTTCAATGATGGTTCTCCTTCGGTATCCATGCAGGCCTGGGTGATCGTTGGGTCTCCGGATTATGCGCCGGAAATTGTGAATATTTCTGCTTTGAGCGATACCATGCTTGATGTGGGTATACGGTATTTTAATCTTGTGCCGGAGATGTTTTCGAACGGGAGTTTCAATGAGTCGTATACCGCGAATTACCAGCGGGACATTTTGCCCATTATTACGCGGCTGGGACGTTATCAGTGGGTGGCGAATATCCAGCCGATGCTGGCTTTTACCTCCAATATTTTCGACTTTTCGGATAATAGCGAGGCTAACAGGAATAACCGGGAGAATTATTTTTCTTATTTCCGGCAGCCTAATGATAAATCAAATCCGTCGCCTGACCAGCCGCAGGAACAGTTGTTCAGGGAAAATGGTCCGGATATCTTTCCTATGCTGCCCCTGAATTCGGGAAGTAACTCCGTGAGCAATATGAATATCGTGAAGTTTCTTGCGCTGAACGATACGCAGTATTTCCTGCTGGGGCAGTGGGCGAAAGGGATTTTTGTCAGCGACCCGGATTTTCAGCCTTATCCTGTGAGTCCGGAAGATATGGCCAGCGTAGGGAATTGCGTGGGCTTGCCCATGTGCCCGGGCATTGAAGTGACCTGGAGCTTGCAGAATAAGGAGATTTATGCAGGGCCTTTCAGGATACTGGACGAAAGAGGGCCGGGAGGTTATCAGCATACAGGGCTTACACCTTCACGTGATGAAAGCGAAGGCGGGGGATGTGAACCGGGGGACCTTACGAAGCGGATGGCTTGTCCCTGGCAGGCTGATTTCTTCCAGTGTACGATTCAGTATGTTAATTTTACGAATCCCTCTCAAAATAAAACAAATAGTGCGAATCCTATTCCCCTGCCTCCAACTTACTACGCTTACTGGTGGCCGCCTCAAAGTCCGTGGGATGTGCTGACGGGAGATTTTACGCTGGGAGCGCAGATAATGTCACATTTGCCTGCAGGACAGCAGATGAACTATGCGAGGGGGATCAACAGCTTTGTGCAGATGGTGGAGCATTGGTCCGCTTTGGCTTTTATCCGCGATAACAATGCGTCGGATAAAGGATTTCCGTTCTTTACCGAAACCGAGCGTACCAATGAGTTATTTTCTTATAAAGAGGTGCCGGTAGGGTTTGTCAGCGGGAACAGTGAAGATAATGAAACGACTATCCCGGTGTTTTATATCGAAGATAACTGGCGAAAGGTCAAGGAAAGAGGTGAACGTGCAGTGAAGCTTGTGAAATTCCTTGAGAGCCGTTCCTTTAATGAGATCAAAGTGGCGCCGGAAGGACTGGGACTGCCGCGTTCCGGGACCAGGGCCAGGCGATAG
- a CDS encoding dihydrofolate reductase family protein, which yields MRKLKLLMQISVDGYVGGPNGDLDWRTWNYDDKLKAFANNLRDSCDTILLGRKMAEVFIPHFEETANNLQFKNSDKASEEKFAYANRMVNMSKIIFSKTIKALDGKNVSVENGDLPAAVKNLKSKKGKDMIVYGGAGFVSSLIKEGLIEEFNLFVNPIMINEGLRVFDLLKHRQRLSLINARPYDCGIAVLTFQLDHENHLN from the coding sequence ATGAGAAAATTAAAATTGCTGATGCAAATATCGGTGGACGGCTACGTTGGAGGCCCAAACGGCGACCTTGACTGGCGAACATGGAATTATGATGACAAGTTGAAAGCCTTTGCAAACAACCTGCGCGACAGTTGTGATACCATCCTTCTTGGCCGAAAAATGGCAGAAGTGTTTATTCCGCATTTCGAAGAGACGGCAAACAATTTACAATTCAAAAATAGCGATAAAGCATCGGAGGAGAAATTTGCCTACGCTAATCGAATGGTGAACATGTCAAAAATTATCTTCAGCAAAACGATAAAAGCACTTGATGGAAAAAATGTTTCTGTGGAAAATGGCGACCTTCCAGCTGCAGTCAAAAATCTCAAAAGCAAAAAAGGCAAAGACATGATCGTGTATGGCGGAGCAGGATTTGTTTCATCACTCATCAAAGAAGGATTAATTGAGGAGTTCAACCTCTTTGTCAATCCTATAATGATAAACGAAGGTTTGAGAGTTTTCGATTTGCTTAAGCACAGGCAAAGACTTTCCCTGATAAATGCAAGGCCTTACGACTGTGGAATTGCAGTATTAACCTTCCAACTTGATCATGAAAACCATTTAAACTAA
- a CDS encoding DUF1593 domain-containing protein, protein MKYFRNANAIKNLFLLALLVPAAGTASYAQKRQLKPRIVVLTDIAPNDHEPDDMESMVRLLVHADQFEIEALIATTGWNNTGGSERIDFIHDALNAYEKDLPNLKKRSDQERFTGDESRQQIGYWPAADYLRSRTVMGSTKMGMKFIGEGNDSKGSNLIIEMADENDDRPIWVSVWGGANTFAQAIWRVQQERTPEELKAFLNKFRVYTITDQDRPWSEGDTVSYAISAHQWIRKFEEDLLFLWCESAWKHQNGIGRSNWDDYALHIQKHGNLGAIYPKYKWGVEGDTPAFMHVMPNGLSDPDIPTQVSWSGYFEFGLSPDNLTHCYTNYTGEPYNIATAYFKYFYPAIFNNFAARMDWAKEGKGNRNPVIIINRDKGISPIEIACKTGKKIKLDASKTFDPDGDRLRYKWWVVPEAGTYSEKIEISNSESKIATIHIPSDSDGKKFHVICEVIDDGTHNLTSYRRIIFEPK, encoded by the coding sequence ATGAAGTACTTTCGGAATGCTAACGCTATTAAAAATCTTTTTTTACTAGCCTTACTCGTACCGGCAGCTGGTACAGCGTCTTATGCCCAGAAACGCCAGCTCAAGCCGCGGATCGTTGTACTCACCGATATCGCTCCTAATGACCATGAGCCCGACGATATGGAGTCGATGGTGCGGTTGCTTGTCCATGCCGATCAGTTTGAGATTGAAGCGCTCATTGCCACCACGGGCTGGAACAATACCGGAGGAAGTGAACGTATTGACTTCATCCATGATGCGTTAAATGCATATGAAAAAGATCTGCCAAATCTAAAAAAACGGTCTGATCAGGAACGATTTACGGGCGATGAATCCAGGCAGCAAATTGGTTACTGGCCTGCTGCCGATTATTTGCGTTCGCGAACCGTGATGGGAAGCACAAAAATGGGGATGAAATTCATTGGGGAAGGCAACGATTCAAAGGGCAGTAACCTGATCATTGAGATGGCCGACGAAAATGACGACCGCCCGATTTGGGTTTCTGTATGGGGCGGCGCCAACACCTTTGCTCAGGCCATCTGGCGCGTGCAACAGGAACGGACACCAGAAGAGCTAAAGGCTTTTTTGAATAAATTCCGTGTTTACACAATCACGGACCAGGACAGACCATGGTCCGAAGGCGATACGGTTTCTTATGCAATAAGCGCTCATCAGTGGATACGGAAGTTCGAAGAAGACCTTTTGTTTCTTTGGTGCGAATCCGCCTGGAAACATCAAAACGGTATAGGCAGGAGTAATTGGGATGACTACGCCCTTCACATCCAAAAACATGGCAACCTTGGCGCGATATATCCAAAATATAAATGGGGTGTTGAAGGCGACACACCGGCTTTTATGCACGTCATGCCAAATGGTTTGTCCGATCCGGATATCCCAACGCAGGTTAGTTGGAGTGGCTATTTTGAATTTGGCTTAAGCCCCGACAACCTGACCCATTGTTACACCAATTATACCGGAGAACCTTACAACATTGCCACGGCATATTTTAAATATTTCTATCCGGCTATTTTCAACAATTTTGCCGCACGTATGGATTGGGCCAAAGAAGGAAAGGGTAACCGCAACCCGGTTATTATCATTAACAGGGATAAAGGCATCAGTCCCATTGAGATTGCATGCAAAACAGGAAAAAAGATAAAGCTTGATGCCTCAAAAACATTCGATCCGGATGGCGATCGATTGCGTTATAAATGGTGGGTAGTACCTGAAGCTGGTACATACTCAGAAAAGATTGAAATTTCAAATAGCGAATCAAAAATTGCTACCATTCATATACCCTCTGACTCAGATGGAAAAAAATTTCATGTAATTTGTGAAGTGATCGATGATGGAACCCATAACCTAACCAGCTACCGCCGGATCATCTTTGAACCAAAATAA
- a CDS encoding DUF1398 domain-containing protein, producing MFTLEQVKKALAKVKTGADFPAYVQELKKLGVTWYETFVSDVHSNYHGENGYTIPSPPIFAPVEIADVPSESRLREAIKKHQAGETGFPTIRQQAANAGVHKWKVDIQALTCTYYDRAGHVILVEEIPIPASLRPPES from the coding sequence ATGTTTACACTTGAACAGGTTAAAAAAGCACTGGCTAAAGTAAAAACAGGAGCAGATTTCCCTGCTTATGTACAAGAATTGAAAAAGCTTGGCGTAACATGGTACGAAACTTTTGTTTCCGATGTCCATAGTAACTATCACGGTGAAAACGGATATACGATACCTTCACCGCCGATATTTGCCCCGGTAGAAATTGCGGACGTACCCTCTGAATCCCGATTGAGGGAGGCAATAAAAAAGCATCAGGCAGGTGAAACAGGTTTTCCGACCATCAGGCAGCAAGCTGCGAATGCAGGAGTGCATAAATGGAAAGTGGATATTCAAGCGCTCACCTGTACGTATTACGACAGAGCGGGCCATGTAATCCTTGTGGAAGAAATACCAATACCCGCTTCCCTGCGCCCCCCGGAGTCTTGA
- a CDS encoding helix-turn-helix domain-containing protein, with translation MKYQTYIPCDGLKPFVNAFAISETEAESSYKVLPDTGVVIGFQYRGRLSYTEDETEIPLSASGITGIRDRYRIFKNSRNIGTVLVFFKAGGAASFFKQPINELFRESVSLDNFIRRSDLLILEERICGAIIDEERIAIIEQFLLSRMKQDAADPLVASAISLLCQTKGILRIGELSKQLHTSQSVLEKRFRQIAGASPKKFASIVRFKHTLINYKATSSLTELSYESGFYDQAHFIKEFKQFTGETPEAFFTVRF, from the coding sequence ATGAAATATCAAACTTACATACCGTGCGATGGCCTAAAGCCCTTTGTAAATGCGTTCGCGATATCGGAAACGGAAGCGGAAAGCAGTTACAAAGTGTTGCCTGATACCGGTGTAGTAATAGGATTCCAATACAGGGGCCGGCTCTCCTATACAGAAGATGAAACCGAGATACCCCTTTCGGCTTCTGGTATAACCGGCATACGCGACCGCTATCGCATTTTCAAGAACTCCCGGAACATCGGAACTGTACTAGTATTTTTTAAAGCCGGCGGCGCCGCTTCTTTTTTTAAACAACCAATTAATGAATTGTTCAGAGAAAGCGTGTCGCTTGACAACTTCATTCGCCGATCTGACTTGCTGATCCTTGAAGAACGGATTTGCGGCGCAATAATAGATGAAGAAAGGATCGCCATCATTGAACAGTTTCTGCTTTCAAGGATGAAACAAGATGCAGCTGACCCCCTGGTGGCAAGCGCTATTTCGCTTCTCTGCCAAACCAAAGGAATACTAAGGATCGGCGAGCTATCAAAACAATTGCATACCAGCCAGAGTGTACTGGAAAAAAGATTCAGGCAGATTGCAGGCGCGTCCCCTAAAAAATTTGCATCTATCGTACGTTTTAAACATACGCTGATCAACTACAAGGCTACTTCCTCATTGACGGAACTGAGCTATGAATCAGGATTTTACGACCAGGCCCACTTTATCAAAGAATTTAAACAATTTACGGGTGAGACGCCTGAGGCCTTCTTTACCGTCCGGTTCTGA
- a CDS encoding DUF1772 domain-containing protein gives MDFYQIIHIVAVLLTGLVAGLFYSYACSVTGALGKLSDREYITAFQSINTAILNPWFFASFMGSLIVLPLATWLSYHAGVNFSFWLLLSATAMYVVGVFGVTMAGNVPLNNMLMDINVNTASPQELFSLREKFEAPWNKLNLIRTIGSVLCFLLVILSILKIK, from the coding sequence ATGGATTTTTATCAGATCATTCACATTGTCGCGGTATTGCTTACCGGTTTGGTGGCAGGATTGTTTTACAGCTATGCCTGTTCCGTTACAGGCGCGTTGGGTAAGCTTTCGGACAGGGAGTATATAACGGCTTTTCAGTCGATCAATACAGCCATATTAAATCCCTGGTTCTTCGCCAGTTTTATGGGCAGCCTTATCGTGCTGCCCCTGGCCACCTGGTTATCGTACCATGCCGGGGTCAATTTTTCATTCTGGTTGTTGCTGTCGGCCACCGCCATGTACGTTGTCGGGGTGTTTGGCGTGACCATGGCAGGGAATGTGCCACTGAACAATATGCTGATGGATATTAATGTGAACACTGCTTCGCCGCAAGAGCTGTTTTCGTTGCGGGAAAAGTTTGAGGCCCCCTGGAACAAATTGAATTTAATCCGAACGATAGGGTCGGTTCTTTGTTTTTTACTGGTTATTTTATCAATTCTGAAAATAAAGTGA